The DNA window GAGGTGGGACCCCACCACCGACAGCAGGTCACACCTGGAAAGATGGGGATGAAGGCTGAGGAACTTGGAGTCTCCAAGTGACGTGTCATTCAAGAAAATGGATGTCTTGCTAACTAATCCCAAAGTACTGCAGTCTTGGACACGCTGTGTCCCTGCACTGGATGCTGTGTCTTAGTTTAGGTCTATGATGTATAAATTACAGTCTCTTGTTTCACTCTCCCTTTACCTAAGGTCTGAGGCACAGCTAAAAGCTTTCGCAGTATAAAacatatacattttaaaagtgagGGGATAAGGGACAGGCACTTATACCCTGTAAATAGAAGAGCAGTCGCAGTGGGAATAAGCTTACGCAAGCTGGTTTTAACATATCTAAAGATCAGGCAAGTGTAAATTactgtttctttagaaaatagCCTTCATCGAGATTAGTCAATTGGCAGGATGTGAAAATGGGTTGAATCCACCAGAACTTCACACAGCCGGCTGGGGTATGACTGTGTGCAGTCAACCTGCCCCCTCAGACCAGTTCCTGTTGTTTTTGTGTAATGACATTTCCTAGCAAAAGATCTTTCTATAGATAGAATCATGccagtaaaaaagtatttttgctaaTGTCTAGGTTCACTTGAGGATCAACTCTAAGATCCTATTGCTGATAGACGTATTCTTAGTAAATATTGTCTGTTTCCTGAAGTATCCCTTAAATTTGGCTCACGTAGCTGAGGTTTCTGCCAAACCATAAGGGCTAGAATATGTTCATTTTCTTATGTGAGATTTCAAATCTCAGAAACGGCGATAGCAGCTTGAATGTAACACCTTACTTCCCGTCAGTCTGGTCATGGATCCTGGTCCCGTAAATAGCTGTGCAGGCGTTAGGTGCCTTTTCAGTCAAGCCCACCTCTTCACAATAGATTTGGGTCTTGTTTGTACGGTCAGtgttctctccttccttccatgGAAGATCTGATGTAAAAGTTCTGTACAATCTCATAAATATTGGACATGAATGGCATTTTCTCACTGCAAAAGCAAGAGAGTTGCAACGCAGCAGGATTTTTCAAACACTATCTTATAAACTTGGCATAAGGAAGAAAGTAACGTAACACGATGCAGCTTTCCTATATGTATATAGGTACACGTACATAGTGCTGCTCAGAGCTGTGTCAGGGTATCATTTTTCAGAGGACAATCAAAATGCTGACTTTTGGATTACTGAAGTGCTGTGTTGGGGCGTCCTAAAACCGGCTGTGGAAACGAGTTGGGTTTTGGCTGAATACAGTTGCCTCTCTTCTGACCCCTGCCTTTTGTCACGGTGATGTGCCACGTTTAGTTTCTTTATAACACCATTGCATTATTGCAAAACTTAAATCACGTTTCGAATGTGCGTTACGTGATATGAGGCAGGATCTAGTTCATGCTGCAGACGCCAGTCCAGAAGGGAGGTGAGCATGGGAAATCACCACCTGAAAGAAGTCATAAAGTGAAATGGCTGAACAGCCCCAAGTAAGCTTCGAATTATTTCATTTGTGTTGCCTCAGGAAATTAACCATCAGCTAATTTAGATTACAATGCattagatttctttaattaaaagctGGTTACTGGCAGATAATTGTACACATGATAAAAATACTTTAGAGCATCAGTTACCTCAAAATCCttgttgtttttccctcctttggACAATTTTGACCCTTGGGAGGATTTTGCTGAGAAGAGGCTCTTAAAAATAATGAGGgatgctgcaaaatattttggaaaattctAATGAATTATACCAGCTGGTTGTCTTTaattccagtaatttttttttacatgctggTACAGTTCTAGCAGACTGAGGATGCCCCAGCCTCTGCACAGTTCCTGCTTGGAAAACACAGTGCGTGTGCATTGATTTGTACTCAAAATGCCTTATCACATATCATATTAGTTTAAGTATTATTAATTATACTTGTACCAGATAAATTTGTCTGTCTGGCCCAAGTCAAAAAGGTAAAGTCTGGATTAAGCACAGCCTACAGATACAGCTTTGGGGAAGTTATTGCAGCAACAGCCCTGGACGGGCTTCTCGCATTACCTGATAACCAAGAGGTTTGTTATCCAAGGCAACCCCCCTGGagcaagttatttttttaacttgtgttAAAACTCACGTTATATGTCCTCGCTAAATGAAGGATAGTTTAGTAAAGCACGTCAACACCACTAATGATGCCCTCTGTAACTAAAATTCCTCAATTCACGTCCTCTCGTTTTCTATtgagtgctgaaaaaaaaatcacttccccCTTTTGTGCCTCAGTAGGTGGCAGCCCAGACATAAAATTTACCAAAAACTCTGGGTCAACACTGGTTTGCTCGACGCATTTATTTAAAGCCCCTGCCCAAGGGAAGAAATGGTTATTAGTGAATCAAAGCTTTCATACATTCCCCTAACGACGAGGGGATGATGCTTAAAAAACACGGCCTGAATGTATCCCACCGGATCAGAGTGGCACAACGAGCAAAGAAaaccttcttcctccttttatcCAGCAAAACAGCCTCCCTGGGCCTGTTGCCGTTTCCAGGGAGCTAAAGTTTTCCCTCGATAATCGGTCTCTAACGCGGAGGGTTTGGGCCGCAGCAGCGGCCCCGCGCCTCCCGCCGTTCTCTCTGAGGAGAGGCCCGCCCGCTGCCGTTTGGGGCCGCGCGCAGGCGGCGGGACGATGCGAGCTGTCAATCAGCGGGGCGGCGCCCTCTGATTTGCCGCCGGTTGGCGTCACGTGAGAGCGGGCTGTCCGTATATAAGGGCGGGCGGGGTAGGCGCCGGCCGCCATTTTGTCCAGTGAGGAAAAGCGGAGCGGGAGTCTCGTTGAGGGTCGAGTCGGCTACGAATATAGCGCGGGCTGCCTTCGCGCGCCCTCCCTTAGCATCGGTGAGGATCTTCACCtcggagggcgggggggaggcggcacCCGCGGTCTCGGTCCCCGGCAGGGCGGATGGAAACGGCGGGGCCCGGTGGCGGCAAACAAAGAGCAGCCGCCATTTTGTAAAGCTGGGCCGCGGGCGGTGGCAGCCGCCACGCTGAGGAAAGCCGGGCGGGGAGAAGGCGGGTAGGCCTCGGATTGCCTTGAAGGGCCCATTCGCCGCCTTTTCTCTGCGGCCAGTGAGGCGAggtgcggcggggcgggaggtgcCGCGGGGGTGGTGTGGCGCCTTTCCTTCCCGCTCCGGGGGAGCGCTGGTTCCTCACGCAGCGCTCAGGAGACTCTCTGGAGGGATTCCCCGAACGCTCCCGGCGTGGCCTCTGCTGGAGATGgcgctgctgcttcttctctcgGCATGTGCAGCCTCCCCTGAATCCCGCTCTGAGAACAATGGAGCCCTTCTCCCGCCCAGCGCTCCCCCTGCAGGCCCGGCCCCCACTGTAACccaggggcaggggagaggggcgcAGAGAAACACACCCCCGCTTCAGAGTTTGGGGCCTTAAAAGTTAACGAAGTTCCCTGAAGTAGTGAATTTTAATCACGATTATGATATAGCATCTAGCTCTCCTGTTTGGTTTTAAACGGTCCCCCCCGCACggcccccctctcccctccacacaGGTTAATGTTTTTATCTGGTCAGATTATATTGCTGTTGAAGTTCCTGGGAAAAGCAACCAACAGAACTATTTGCCCTGTAAGTGAATAAACACTTGCCATATGTTAAATATACAtgagctttcttttttgtcttagCGATGCATCGTGACTCTTGTCCGCTGGACTGCAAGGTTTATGTGGGTAACCTTGGAAACAATGGCAACAAAACTGAACTAGAGCGAGCTTTTGGCTACTATGGACCACTGCGCAGTGTATGGGTGGCAAGAAATCCTCCCGGTTTTGCCTTTGTGGAATTTGAAGATCCACGAGATGCAGCTGATGCAGTAAGAGAACTAGATGGAAGGTAAAATGTGCTTCTTGTGTGTTTGGCTTGCCTGGTGAAAATAAGAGAAATTGTGGGTTAGTAATACAGTTTAAATTGGGAAGCTTCAACTGGCAAAAAACTTGACTCATTTGTTATGCAATATTTATTTGTACAGTGGTATAAGGATAGTCTTTCTTAATAGTGCAAAAATAGCATTGGGAtagttaattttacattttagagTTGGATTCCCAAGTTAGAGGTGGTTTGGACCTCTTGATGCGCATTAATTAAATTCAAGATGGTGTTACTATAAAGAGGCAAAACTCATCAGGGAGAGTATCCTTGCTTCCTTCTGTGCCTGCTTTAATAGTGTGGCATGCTTTCAGAAGTGGCCAGACCTTTTCTCTGTCATGCTGGGATCTACATTTTTAGACTCTGAATACTGTGTATAGGCAGAATGTTTTTGTCCCTGGACACGCTAACCAATGTCAGTCTCTCTTTCCCAGAACCCTCTGTGGGTGTCGTGTGAGAGTGGAGCTTTCCAATGGTGAGAAACGGAGTCGGAACCGTGGTCCACCTCCATCCTGGGGCAGGCGTCCTCGAGACGACTATCGCAGAAGAAGTCCTCCTCCCCGTCGCAGGTACCCTAGGTCAAAGTACACTCATAGAGCTGTTGGCAGTGTTACCACTTAGCATCCTAGAAGCaggctttttaaaagcatgttgatGGATAACATTCATCTATCTGATCACAATTTGGAGATggc is part of the Larus michahellis chromosome 21, bLarMic1.1, whole genome shotgun sequence genome and encodes:
- the SRSF3 gene encoding LOW QUALITY PROTEIN: serine/arginine-rich splicing factor 3 (The sequence of the model RefSeq protein was modified relative to this genomic sequence to represent the inferred CDS: inserted 1 base in 1 codon), which translates into the protein MHRDSCPLDCKVYVGNLGNNGNKTELERAFGYYGPLRSVWVARNPPGFAFVEFEDPRDAADAVRELDGRTLCGCRVRVELSNGEKRSRNRGPPPSWGRRPRDDYRRRSPPPRRRYPRREAFSRSRSRSLSRDRRRERSLLTGEKHXPSRSFSRSRSRSRSNERK